Proteins from a genomic interval of Streptomyces fodineus:
- a CDS encoding glycoside hydrolase family 16 protein, whose amino-acid sequence MRLSVSPARVGVVGTAAALLLLPLANRADAATSVTQDRLTPTAMTAGVATSAQLTVHAAGCFTAKTLGVGVRDAAGKNLDFPGNASNVRICPSGARFTSARRALPAGAYTIFGFWRDSGGAWHNLPSHRLTVTSGSTTPAPTATPTPTPTPSPSGGGGSPIAGKSVVWSDDFSGGIAWGSKWVGDKSSSYHYGNHNPDDNKLDWLDPGDVTGSNGVATFTAQPSSHTLENGKRAWTTGLLTTEGSSEGFKVRTGDYAETRVKLPSGTGAWPALWTWKDGNGEIDSFEYHPDHPNVLELTNHVTSGSADYADSGAVRPGQWVTIGTHYGANSVDWYVDGRKVYSDGHGVGSNFSAYLILNLSVSAGKYHPAPTGSAPLTMQADCVKVYR is encoded by the coding sequence ATGCGCCTTTCCGTCTCCCCTGCCCGCGTGGGCGTGGTCGGCACAGCCGCCGCGCTGCTGCTCCTGCCGCTCGCCAACCGGGCCGACGCCGCCACCTCCGTCACCCAGGACCGGCTGACCCCGACCGCGATGACCGCGGGCGTCGCCACCTCGGCCCAGCTGACCGTGCACGCGGCCGGTTGCTTCACCGCCAAGACCCTCGGTGTCGGCGTGCGGGACGCGGCCGGCAAGAACCTCGACTTCCCGGGCAACGCCTCGAATGTCCGAATATGCCCGAGCGGTGCGCGCTTCACCAGCGCCCGCCGCGCGTTGCCGGCCGGGGCGTACACGATCTTCGGCTTCTGGCGGGACTCCGGCGGAGCCTGGCACAACCTGCCGTCGCACCGGCTGACCGTCACCTCGGGCTCGACCACTCCGGCCCCGACGGCCACACCGACCCCGACCCCGACCCCGTCGCCGTCCGGTGGCGGCGGCTCGCCGATCGCGGGCAAGTCCGTGGTCTGGTCGGACGACTTCTCGGGCGGCATCGCCTGGGGCTCGAAGTGGGTCGGCGACAAGTCCTCGTCCTACCACTACGGCAACCACAACCCGGACGACAACAAGCTCGACTGGCTGGACCCGGGCGACGTCACGGGCTCGAACGGCGTCGCCACGTTCACCGCCCAGCCCTCCTCGCACACCCTGGAGAACGGCAAGCGGGCCTGGACCACGGGTCTGCTCACCACCGAGGGCTCCAGCGAGGGCTTCAAGGTGAGGACCGGTGACTACGCCGAGACGCGGGTCAAGCTGCCCTCCGGCACCGGCGCCTGGCCGGCCCTGTGGACCTGGAAGGACGGCAACGGCGAGATCGACTCCTTCGAGTACCACCCGGACCACCCCAACGTGCTGGAGCTGACCAACCACGTCACCTCCGGCTCCGCCGACTACGCCGACTCCGGCGCGGTCCGGCCCGGACAGTGGGTCACCATCGGCACCCATTACGGCGCCAACTCGGTGGACTGGTACGTCGACGGGCGGAAGGTCTACTCCGACGGCCACGGCGTGGGCAGCAACTTCTCCGCGTACCTGATCCTCAACCTGTCGGTCAGCGCCGGCAAGTACCACCCCGCGCCCACCGGCTCGGCACCGCTCACCATGCAGGCGGACTGCGTGAAGGTGTACCGCTGA